In one Culex quinquefasciatus strain JHB chromosome 2, VPISU_Cqui_1.0_pri_paternal, whole genome shotgun sequence genomic region, the following are encoded:
- the LOC119767377 gene encoding uncharacterized protein LOC119767377, translating into MFAKQLTNFFKGSRTIALARELLMRLKISNDDERSIIRGRGGFEMDSESVETLDEEEVDVDTECLPVLPKNSSANVRVARPNRNKQRLSVRKFKISSSSAAVPQ; encoded by the coding sequence ATGTTCGCCAAGCAGCTAACGAATTTCTTCAAGGGCTCGAGAACCATCGCCTTGGCCAGGGAACTGCTGATGCGGCTAAAGATCAGCAATGACGATGAGCGTAGCATAATCCGGGGGCGCGGCGGATTCGAAATGGACTCCGAGAGCGTTGAAACGCTGGACGAGGAAGAGGTGGACGTGGATACAGAATGCCTTCCGGTCCTGCCAAAAAATTCATCCGCGAACGTACGTGTAGCGCGACCTAACCGTAATAAGCAGCGACTGTCGGTCCGGAAGTTCAAGATTTCAAGTTCCTCAGCAGCTGTTCCACAGTGA